Genomic window (Dyadobacter fanqingshengii):
AAGGGACTCGCAGGGAAATATTATACTTATGTCTCCAACAGGATTATTTACAGGAGGATTCAATTCCAGAGTTACCATGGAGTTAGGAATCTGGAACAAAGAAAATCAACTAGGCGAGGTTTTTGATTCGTCAACAGGTTTTACATTGCCTAACGGTGCAGTAAGGTCACCTGATGCTTCCTTCGTGATAAGCGAAAAATGGGATGCACTTCCCGAAGACCAGCAGGAAACTTTTGGCCATGTTTGCCCTGATTTTGTAATCGAAATTCGCTCCAAGTCAGACGAGCTCCGTTATTTGCAGGATAAAATGAAAGAATTCATCGCCAATGGCACTAAGCTGGGCTGGTTGATCGACCGCTTTGATAACAAAATCCACATTTACAGAGCTGATCAGTCCGTTTTCGTTCACGAAACATTGAACGTGACGCTTTCCGGAGAGAACATTTTGCCAGGCTTTTTCCTGAATCCTGGCTCGCTTTTGAAATAATGTTCATTTAGGTTAAAATCAGTTAGTTTGTTCCGTTACTTCTTCATTTACAAGCCGTTTGGAATGCTTTCACAGTTTACGCGCGAAGGTGATCATCCGACGCTTGGTGATCTGGGTTTCGAGTTTCCCAAAGATATTTACCCAGTAGGTCGCCTGGATGCGGATAGTGAGGGATTGTTGTTGTTAACCAATGATAATTTTCTCAAAACAAAGGTTTTAGACCCAAAGAATAAGCATTCAAAAACGTACTATGCGCAAGTTGAAGGCGTCGTTACCGAAGAAGCCTGTGAAATGCTTCGCAGCGGCGTGCAAATTTCTATTAACGGCAAAAAACACCTCACGCTCCCTGCGAAGGTTGATGCAATTGCCGAACCTTCACTTCCCGAACGTAACCCACCGATCCGTTTCCGACAAAACATTCCCGTTTCCTGGGTTTCCATCTCCATAGGCGAAGGCAAAAACAGGCAGGTAAGGCGTATGACCGCTGCCGCAGGTTTTCCCACATTGCGACTCGTGCGCTGGTCGATTGGGAAAATTTCTCTGGCGGACAAAACCGGTGAATTTCCTAAACCAGGGGACGTATGGGAAGTTACGGCCAAAGACGTGCGCGGCGTTTACGATTGAGTTAATTGCTGCTTTCACAAAACCTTTGTGCAATGTTGCCAAACCGGAGAGAAGGCTTAATTTTGTACATATCCTTTTCTTAAAATAAGGCTGATAGTTGGCAAAGGCACAAAAAGAAACTCCGCTTAATAAACAATACAATGAGATCAAGGCCAAGTATCCGGGGGCGCTGCTGCTTTTTCGTGTAGGGGACTTTTACGAAACCTTCGGAGAAGATGCCATACGCGCTTCGAAAATCCTGGGCATTGTGCTTACCCGCCGGAATAACGGTGGTGCGCACGAAGAACTGGCCGGTTTTCCCCATCATTCGCTTGATAATTATCTTCCAAAACTGGTCCGTGCAGGAGAGCGTGTGGCCATTTGCGATCAGCTGGAAGATCCCGCTACTGCAAAAGGCATCGTAAAAAGAGGCGTTACCGAACTGGTTACACCTGGCGTTTCGCTTAATGACAATGTGCTCGATACACGGAAAAACAACTATCTCGCTGCGGTCCACATTGGTCCTGACAATCTTTACGGAATTGCCTTTCTGGACATTTCGACAGGAGAGTTTATGACGGCGCAGGGCAATGCAGCTTATATCGATAAAATGCTGCAGGGTTTCAGCCCGGCCGAGGTGCTTTTTTGCAAAAGACATAAACAAGAATTCAATCAACTTTTCGGCGGAAAATATCATTCATTTCAGTTAGACGATTGGTGCTTCGGCTACGAATACGGTTATGAGCAGCTGATCGGCCATTTCCAGACGACAACATTAAAAGGTTTCGGGATTGAAGCGCTGCCAATGGGCATCATTGCGGCGGGTGTAATCCTCCATTACCTGCGGGAAACCGAGCATAAGGAGGTGGGTCACATCGGGCGCATAACACGTTTGGAAGAGGAAAAATACGTTTGGCTCGACCGCTTCACAGTAAGGAATCTCGAACTCGTTTATCCGCAGCAGGAAGGCGGCGTGCCCTTGATCCAGATCTTAGATCAAACCGTAACACCGATGGGTGCACGCTTGCTTCGAAAATGGATCGTTCTGCCATTAAAAGATAAATTAGCGATTGAAGATCGGCTGAATACAGTCGAGCATTTCCTGGAAAATGAGGATCTGCATGACACAATAACACAGCATTTGAAGCAAATAGGGGACTTGGAAAGGCTTATTTCCAAAGTCGCTGTTAAGCGGATCAATCCACGTGAGCTTGTTCAGCTGAAAAAATCGCTGAAACAAATCGGTCCCGTGAAGGAGCTGATATCCGGGATAATCAATCAGGAAGAAGAAAAATCAAAAAAGGCGGGCAAGAAGCAAATTTCCACGCAGGCCATTGAAATACTCAAAAAATATGCGGATCAACTCAATCCCTGCAGTTTTTTGGTTGACAAAATTGAAAACGAGATCCGGGACGATGCGCCAATCCTGACAAACCAGGGTCGCATTGTAAAAAGTGGGGTTAATCCCGAACTGGACGAGCTGCATGCGATTTCTTATGAAGGGAAAGATTATCTGATCAAACTGCAAAACAGGGAGATTGAGCGGACGGGCATTGGATCGTTGAAAATAGCCTATAATAAGGTTTTTGGCTATTATCTTGAAGTGACGCACGCTCATCAGAACAAAGTCCCCGCCGATTGGATCAGAAAGCAAACATTGGTCAACGCTGAACGCTACATTACGCCCGAGCTGAAAGAATACGAGGAAAAGATCCTGAATGCCGAGGATAAAATTTCGGCGATCGAATACCGGATTTTCAGTGAGCTGATGGCAATGGCGGCTGAATATGTGGGCACGGTCCAGCAGAATGCACTGGTGATTTCCACACTGGACGTACTAAGTTCATTCGCCACAGTTGCAAGGAAAAATAATTATACAAAACCCACCATCAGCGAGGGTAATGAGCTGGATATCAAGGATGGCCGTCACCCGGTTATCGAACAACAGCTTCCGTTAGGCGAAAGTTATGTGCCCAACGACCTCTTCCTGGACGATGTGGTGCAACAAATTATTATTATTACCGGCCCAAACATGGCTGGTAAGTCGGCGCTTTTGAGGCAGACTGCATTAATCGTGCTGATGGCGCAAATGGGTTGTTATGTTCCCGCAAAATCGGCCAAGATTGGGTTGGTCGACAAGATTTTCACGCGGGTTGGAGCCAGCGACAATCTGAGCCGTGGCGAAAGTACATTCATGGTGGAAATGACTGAAACGGCCAGCATTTTGAATAATTTGAGCAACCGGAGCCTGATCCTGATGGACGAAATCGGGCGGGGAACCAGCACTTATGATGGCGTTTCCATCGCATGGGCCATTGCGGAGTATCTGCATAATCAGGCGGATTGCAGGCCAAAAACGTTGTTTGCGACACATTATCATGAATTAAACCAGCTTACCGAAGATTTTCCTCGCATTAAAAATTTCAATGTAGCGGTGAAAGAAGTGGATAATAAAGTGATCTTCCTGCGCAAATTAAAACCAGGCGGAAGCGCACATAGTTTTGGTATCCACGTGGCGCAGATTGCCGGTATGCCGCAGCTTATCGTGTTGAGAGCCAGTGAGATTATGCAGCATTTGGAGAAAGATCATGTCACGCACGAGCATAAGAAAAGAGTTAAGGAAATCCCAAAAAATAACTTTCAGCTCAGCATTTTCGAACCGGCCGATCCGCGTATGGAAGAATTGAAGGAAAAATTGTCGCTCGTGGACGTAAACACATTGTCACCCATTGAAGCGCTTTTGAAGCTGAATGAATTTCAGAAAATAGTCAGGAAATAACTCAATGCACTTTATAATTTACCAATTTAATCTCCTATCCCTTTTATGAAAAACTCGACGCGTTTTCAATTGATGGCCATGATGTTCCTGCTCTATTTTATATGGGGATCATGGTACGGGCAAATGAGTAAATACCTGTTTACGGCCCTGGGGGCAAGTGGAGCGCAGGTTGGAAATGCTTATGCTGCTTTTTCGATTGCGCAGATCATCGCTCCATTTTTCGTCGGAATGATCGCCGACCGTTATTTTGCCGCGCAAAAAGTGCTGGGCGTTTTGAGTCTGGCCGGTGCAGCCCTTCTTTTTGTACTTACGGGCGTTGACGATCCGGACAACTTTTTTTGGATTATCCTGGCTTACTGTATTTCTTTCGCGCCGATGATGTCGCTTACGACTTCAATCGCCATGCAGCAGGTGACTAATTCCGAGAAAGATTTCCCTGCTATACGCGTTATGGGAACGGTTTCCTGGATTGTGGTTTCCAATATTATCGGCTATTATGGCTTTGGGGACAATGTAATGATATTCAAAATCTCAATGGTTGCATCCGCATTCTTGGGTGTTTATTCATTCTTTTTGCCAGATACCCCTCCGAAACCAAGTACAAAAACGTCCTTTTCGGACATCTTGGGTCTAGATGCATTCAAACTTTTTAAAGACCGTTCCTTTGCGATATTTTTTATCTCTTCCTTGCTGATCTGCATTCCCTTGTCGTTTTATTACGCCATGGCTAACCCCTCACTCACCGATTCGGGTATGACCAATGTGGAGAACAAAATGTCGTTGGGACAAGCTTCGGAAGTTGTTTTCATGCTGTTAATTCCACTCGCTTTTACGCGTTTGGGGGTTAAATGGATGTTGGTTGTAGGTTTGATAGCGTGGATTATTCGTTTCATCGGTTTCGGTTATGGGGATGTGAATAATGAATGGCTGCTTTACATGGCAATTATCCTGCACGGAGTTTGTTACGACTTCTTCTTTGTGACCGGGCAGATATATACTGATAGCAAAGCGGGCGAGAAATACCGTTCTTCTGCCCAGGGACTTATTTCAATTGCCACTTATGGAATTGGAATGGGCATTGGTTCATGGCTTGCCGGCATCGTTGCCGACATGTATACCGTTAATGGTGTTAAAGATTGGACAAGCATCTGGATGGTGCCTGCCGGTATTGCGGCGGTTGTATTAGTGCTTTTTGTGCTGTTCTTTAAAGACAACAAAGTGAAAGCGGCTGCGTAGATTCCGTTTAGCATTCCAATAAAAAACCCTGTAAGATTTCGTCTTACAGGGTTTTGCTATTTTTGGCAATTATTAATCGTCATCATCATCGTCACCAATGTTGCGGGTGTAATTTTTGGATCCGCCTCCTCCTTTTTTGTAATCCCCGCCACCTTTTCCAAAACGGTCGTCAGATCTTGATTTTCCTCCGAATCCGCCTTTATCGCCATAACCGCCGCTATGGCTACGGTCGCTGCTTCTATATCGGTCATTACTTCCACCTCCTGAACTTTTGTCACCACCAGAATAGCCTCCACCGCCACTGTATCCACCGCCTCCGCTATATCCGCCTCCTGTGCTGCTTGGGCTGCTAGGCCTGTCGGTGCCGGTGCTGCCACCTTCCGTGCGCGGAGGTCTGTTAAACCCTCCTTCTCTTCTTGGCGCAGGCGCATCACCTCTTGCTTCTTTTTTCTGCGATTCGTTTACTACCAGCGGTCGTCCGTACATATCGGCGCCGTTCAAATTGTTGATAGCCAGCCTTGCTTCTTCTTCATCCGGCATTTCAACAAAGCCGAAACCTTTGCTTTGACGTGTAATCTTGTCAATGATAATTTTCGCGGAGCTCACTGTTCCAAATTTTTCGAAAGCTTCACGCAGTTCGCTTTCCTTCAATTTAAAAGAAAGACTCCCAACAAAAATGTCCATGGAAACGACTTGTTTGATTAATTTAGTTTATAAATATATTTATTTTAACTGATAAGCTACAACACCATTTTTAGCGAATGTTGGCACGTAAACGATTTTGTTAACCGAATCGTAGCCAATGTCTGCCGAATTTGTTTTGTCAGCCGTGGTATCCAGCAACTTTTGCGTAGTGCCATCTGATTTTACATAATAAACTACGCCAGCCCAGCACGAAACGATGTATTCGCCCGGAACTACCTGCTCAATCCCATCCGTGCTTTTATCCATTCCTTCGGCTATAATGGTTACCTTTTTATCCGTGCCAAGCCGTTTCAATGTGCCGCTATCAGCAATCAGCAGGTCTGAACCAACTGCTAGCAAGCCATTTGGACCGTTTAGGCCTTCCATATAAGTTGAAACTTTCCCGTCCTTGATCAAGTGAACTTTCTTCGTGCTGGAATCTGAAACGTAAATATTTCCTTTTGCGTCAATTGTCAGGTCATTAAGGAACACCGATCCTTCAACCGCATGTTTCTTTAAAATTTTACCTGTTTTGATATCTATTTCCACCACATCCGTGACGTCGGAAACGTAAAGCTTGTTACCCGCAACGCCCATGCCTTTCGGCGCATGCAGTCCGGTGATCCAGTCTTTATTTATAATCTTGCCATCCAGCCCCACTTTTCCGATCGCGCCTTTTCCATCTTTCTCGCCTGGTTTTCCATCAATCTGCGCTACATACAAGATCTTGTCTTTGGCACTGTAAAGAACAGATTCAGGAATCGGAAGTGATGCTTCACTTGCCCAAATCTGTGTAAGTGAGTGCTGTGCATTTGCGGATATCGCAGCCAGCAGCAATGATGCAGTAAGTAGTATTTGACTGGGTTTCATGTGATTCAGTTGTATTTTTCGATACTTACTCAAAGCTAAATAAAAATGGCCAAAACAGTTGGTTATGGCCATTTTTAAATTTTTTTTATAATTAGCTTCTGTTCTCTCTGATTTTCAGCAAGGAATAGAGCAAACCTTATTTTTTTCTCTTCTTCTTTGAAGCCGAAACACTTGGTTCAGCAGCTGTTTTCGTAAGGTCCGCGATCCGGATGTTTCTGAATTTCAGTTCCGAGCCGTGGCCTAGAAAGCCCAAATGTCCGCTGGTGCGCTTCAATCCAGGATGTTCTTTGTGGTCCACTGTGCCATTCTTGCTTGCTTCAGCCAAATCTCCGTCCAGGATGACGG
Coding sequences:
- a CDS encoding SMP-30/gluconolactonase/LRE family protein, producing the protein MKPSQILLTASLLLAAISANAQHSLTQIWASEASLPIPESVLYSAKDKILYVAQIDGKPGEKDGKGAIGKVGLDGKIINKDWITGLHAPKGMGVAGNKLYVSDVTDVVEIDIKTGKILKKHAVEGSVFLNDLTIDAKGNIYVSDSSTKKVHLIKDGKVSTYMEGLNGPNGLLAVGSDLLIADSGTLKRLGTDKKVTIIAEGMDKSTDGIEQVVPGEYIVSCWAGVVYYVKSDGTTQKLLDTTADKTNSADIGYDSVNKIVYVPTFAKNGVVAYQLK
- a CDS encoding Uma2 family endonuclease, translating into MDMPMPVTMKMGDLMSEEEFFRFCQMNDTLEFERDSQGNIILMSPTGLFTGGFNSRVTMELGIWNKENQLGEVFDSSTGFTLPNGAVRSPDASFVISEKWDALPEDQQETFGHVCPDFVIEIRSKSDELRYLQDKMKEFIANGTKLGWLIDRFDNKIHIYRADQSVFVHETLNVTLSGENILPGFFLNPGSLLK
- a CDS encoding MFS transporter, translating into MKNSTRFQLMAMMFLLYFIWGSWYGQMSKYLFTALGASGAQVGNAYAAFSIAQIIAPFFVGMIADRYFAAQKVLGVLSLAGAALLFVLTGVDDPDNFFWIILAYCISFAPMMSLTTSIAMQQVTNSEKDFPAIRVMGTVSWIVVSNIIGYYGFGDNVMIFKISMVASAFLGVYSFFLPDTPPKPSTKTSFSDILGLDAFKLFKDRSFAIFFISSLLICIPLSFYYAMANPSLTDSGMTNVENKMSLGQASEVVFMLLIPLAFTRLGVKWMLVVGLIAWIIRFIGFGYGDVNNEWLLYMAIILHGVCYDFFFVTGQIYTDSKAGEKYRSSAQGLISIATYGIGMGIGSWLAGIVADMYTVNGVKDWTSIWMVPAGIAAVVLVLFVLFFKDNKVKAAA
- a CDS encoding RNA recognition motif domain-containing protein → MDIFVGSLSFKLKESELREAFEKFGTVSSAKIIIDKITRQSKGFGFVEMPDEEEARLAINNLNGADMYGRPLVVNESQKKEARGDAPAPRREGGFNRPPRTEGGSTGTDRPSSPSSTGGGYSGGGGYSGGGGYSGGDKSSGGGSNDRYRSSDRSHSGGYGDKGGFGGKSRSDDRFGKGGGDYKKGGGGSKNYTRNIGDDDDDD
- the mutS gene encoding DNA mismatch repair protein MutS, whose protein sequence is MAKAQKETPLNKQYNEIKAKYPGALLLFRVGDFYETFGEDAIRASKILGIVLTRRNNGGAHEELAGFPHHSLDNYLPKLVRAGERVAICDQLEDPATAKGIVKRGVTELVTPGVSLNDNVLDTRKNNYLAAVHIGPDNLYGIAFLDISTGEFMTAQGNAAYIDKMLQGFSPAEVLFCKRHKQEFNQLFGGKYHSFQLDDWCFGYEYGYEQLIGHFQTTTLKGFGIEALPMGIIAAGVILHYLRETEHKEVGHIGRITRLEEEKYVWLDRFTVRNLELVYPQQEGGVPLIQILDQTVTPMGARLLRKWIVLPLKDKLAIEDRLNTVEHFLENEDLHDTITQHLKQIGDLERLISKVAVKRINPRELVQLKKSLKQIGPVKELISGIINQEEEKSKKAGKKQISTQAIEILKKYADQLNPCSFLVDKIENEIRDDAPILTNQGRIVKSGVNPELDELHAISYEGKDYLIKLQNREIERTGIGSLKIAYNKVFGYYLEVTHAHQNKVPADWIRKQTLVNAERYITPELKEYEEKILNAEDKISAIEYRIFSELMAMAAEYVGTVQQNALVISTLDVLSSFATVARKNNYTKPTISEGNELDIKDGRHPVIEQQLPLGESYVPNDLFLDDVVQQIIIITGPNMAGKSALLRQTALIVLMAQMGCYVPAKSAKIGLVDKIFTRVGASDNLSRGESTFMVEMTETASILNNLSNRSLILMDEIGRGTSTYDGVSIAWAIAEYLHNQADCRPKTLFATHYHELNQLTEDFPRIKNFNVAVKEVDNKVIFLRKLKPGGSAHSFGIHVAQIAGMPQLIVLRASEIMQHLEKDHVTHEHKKRVKEIPKNNFQLSIFEPADPRMEELKEKLSLVDVNTLSPIEALLKLNEFQKIVRK
- a CDS encoding pseudouridine synthase, producing MFRYFFIYKPFGMLSQFTREGDHPTLGDLGFEFPKDIYPVGRLDADSEGLLLLTNDNFLKTKVLDPKNKHSKTYYAQVEGVVTEEACEMLRSGVQISINGKKHLTLPAKVDAIAEPSLPERNPPIRFRQNIPVSWVSISIGEGKNRQVRRMTAAAGFPTLRLVRWSIGKISLADKTGEFPKPGDVWEVTAKDVRGVYD